A genomic stretch from Coffea arabica cultivar ET-39 chromosome 10c, Coffea Arabica ET-39 HiFi, whole genome shotgun sequence includes:
- the LOC113714658 gene encoding proteasome subunit alpha type-1-B-like codes for MFRNQYDTDVTTWSPAGRLFQVEYAMEAVKQGSAAIGLRSKTHVVLASVNKANSELSSHQKKIFKVDDHIGVAIAGLTADGRVLSRYMRSECINYSYSYESKLPVGRLVVQLADKAQVCTQRSWKRPYGVGLLVGGLDESGAHLYYNCPSGNYFEYQAFAMGSRSQAAKTYMERKFETFTESSRENLIKDALFALRETLQGEKLTSSICTVAVVGVDESFHILDKETVQALINEFEIAGEEAPANEAAPQDQGGDAQAGAADQGPTDQGVAPMDI; via the exons ACGATACGGATGTGACGACATGGTCGCCGGCGGGGAGGCTATTTCAGGTGGAGTACGCGATGGAAGCGGTCAAACAAGGTTCGGCGGCGATAGGGCTGAGATCGAAGACTCATGTGGTTTTGGCTTCCGTTAACAAGGCCAATTCCGAGCTATCTTCTCACCAGAAGAAGATCTTCAAGGTCGATGACCACATCGGAGTAGCTATCGCCGGACTCACCGCCGACGGCCGCGTTCTCTCCCGTTACATGCGGTCTGAGTGTATCAATTATAGTTATTCTTACGAGTCTAAGTTACCTGTCGGACGCCTCGTTGTCCAGCTTGCTGACAAGGCGCAG GTTTGCACGCAGCGCTCCTGGAAACGGCCTTATGGTGTTGGTCTGCTGGTAGGCGGTTTAGATGAATCTGGAGCTCACCTTTATTACAATTGCCCTAGCGGTAATTATTTTGAATACCAAGCATTTGCAATGGGGTCTCGATCACAAGCAGCAAAGACATACATGGAGCGGAAGTTTGAGACTTTCACGGAGTCCTCACGAGAGAATCTTATCAAAGATGCACTTTTTGCATTGAGGGAGACCTTGCAAGGAGAAAAGCTGACAAGCTCCATTTGCACGGTTGCTGTGGTAGGAGTAGACGAGTCATTCCACATATTGGACAAGGAAACTGTACAAGCACTCATCAATGAATTTGAGATAGCAGGCGAAGAGGCTCCTGCTAATGAGGCTGCTCCCCAGGATCAAGGGGGTGATGCTCAAGCAGGTGCCGCTGATCAGGGGCCTACTGATCAGGGGGTGGCTCCAATGGATATATGA
- the LOC113714746 gene encoding uncharacterized protein, whose protein sequence is MGVEFQPRDYNKTGKETSATWPPPLVLGLQPAALVDHVAKVDLFLLSEISGKPGGSFPVTAEELKCILSEVNTHILSSHDNSSSSKTMAGGSVANTIRGLAAGFGVNCGIIGACGDDEEGRLFRTNMSSYKVDLSRLRLKSGPTAQCVCLVDERGNRTMRPCLSDAVKVKANELKKEDFRGSKWLVVRYAIFNLDIIQAAIQMAKEEGLSVSLDLASFEMVRNFRLPLLQLLESRNIDLCFANEDEAIELLRGEEDAKEDANYEVALEFLSKYCKWAVVTLGSSGCLAKNGKEVVRVPATGKKEAIDATGAGDLFAGGFLYGLMKGLSLEECCKIGSCSGGSVIRSLGGEVTRENWQWMYKQMQNKGLTVPDSANSDF, encoded by the exons ATGGGTGTTGAATTTCAGCCTAGGGACTATAACAAGACTGGAAAAGAAACCAGTGCTACTTGGCCTCCACCTTTGGTGTTGGGTCTACAACCAGCCGCCTTGGTTGACCACGTAGCTAAAGTTGATTTGTTCCTCCTTTCTGAAATCTCCGGCAAGCCTGGTGGCTCCTTTCct GTTACTGCTGAGGAACTGAAGTGTATCTTGAGTGAGGTAAACACCCATATTCTTTCCTCTCATGACAATTCATCTTCTTCGAAAACCATGGCTGGAGGCAGTGTTGCAAACACTATTAGAGGCCTTGCTGCTGGCTTCGGGGTAAATTGTGGAATAATTGGGGCTTGTGGTGATGATGAAGAAGGCAGATTGTTTAGGACTAATATGAGCTCTTACAAAGTTGATTTGTCCAGATTGAGATTGAAGAGTGGTCCAACAGCTCAG TGTGTTTGCTTGGTTGATGAACGTGGCAATCGCACAATGAGGCCATGCCTCTCTGATGCTGTGAAAGTTAAG GCAAATGAACTTAAAAAAGAAGATTTCAGAGGCTCCAAG TGGTTGGTCGTGAGATATGCCATATTTAATTTGGACATCATTCAGGCAGCTATCCAAATGGCTAAGGAAGAAGGTCTTTCTGTTTCCTTGGATCTAGCCAGTTTTGAG ATGGTACGGAATTTTAGGTTACCACTTCTGCAGTTACTAGAGTCAAGGAACATAGATCTATGCTTCGCCAATGAGGATGAAGCAATTGAACTACTAAG GGGTGAAGAGGATGCCAAAGAGGATGCCAATTATGAGGTAGCCCTtgaatttttgtcaaaataCTGCAAATGGGCTGTGGTGACATTGGGTTCAAGTGGATGCCTAGCTAAGAATGGAAAAGAG GTTGTGCGAGTACCAGCAACCGGGAAGAAAGAGGCAATTGATGCCACCGGAGCTGGAGACCTCTTTGCCGGCGGATTTTTGTACGGACTGATGAAGGGACTATCACTGGAGGAATGTTGCAAAATAGGCTCATGTAGTGGTGGGTCTGTGATCCGTTCTCTCGGGGGTGAGGTAACACGAGAAAATTGGCAGTGGATGTACAAACAGATGCAAAACAAGGGACTTACAGTCCCAGATTCGGCAAATTCCGACTTCTAA
- the LOC113713719 gene encoding gamma carbonic anhydrase 1, mitochondrial, producing MGTLGRAVYTVGFWIRETGQALDRLGCRLQGNYYFQEQLSRHRTLMNIFDKAPLVDKEAFVAPSASIIGDVQVGRGSSIWYGCVLRGDVNSITVGSGTNIQDNSLVHVAKSNLSGKVLPTIIGDNVTIGHSAVLHGCTVEDEAFVGMGAALLDGAVLEKHAMVAAGALVRQNMRIPSGQVWGGNPAKVLRKLSDEEIAFISQSATNYCNLAQVHAAENAKSFDEIEFEKVLRKKYSRRDEEYDSMLGVIRETPPELVLPDNILPDKPQKGTQ from the exons ATGGGAACCCTGGGAAGAGCAGTGTATACAGTTGGGTTTTGGATCAGAGAGACGGGTCAAGCCCTCGATCGCCTTGGCTGCCGTCTCCAAGGAAATTATTATTTCCAAGAACAAT TGTCTAGACACCGTACATTGATGAACATATTCGATAAAGCTCCTCTGGTTGATAAGGAAGCCTTTGTAGCCCCAAGTGCCTCCATCATTGGGGATGTTCAAGTGGGAAGAGGGTCATCTATTTGGTATGGATGTGTTCTGAGAG GAGATGTTAACAGCATCACTGTTGGGTCTGGAACTAATATACAGGATAACTCCCTTGTTCATGTGGCAAAATCCAATCTAAGCGGGAAAGTGCTTCCTACCATCATTGGAGATAATGTAACTATTG GTCATAGTGCTGTTTTACATGGCTGTACTGTTGAGGATGAGGCTTTTGTTGGTATGGGAGCTGCGCTTCTTGATGGAGCAGTCTTGGAGAAGCATGCCATGGTTGCTGCGGGTGCCCTTGTGAGGCAAAACATGAGGATCCCCAGTGGACAG GTCTGGGGAGGTAATCCAGCCAAGGTCCTCAGAAAGCTCAGTGATGAAGAGATAGCCTTTATATCCCAATCTGCAACCAATTACTGCAACCTAGCACAGGTCCATGCTGCTGAAAATGCAAAATCCTTTGATGAGattgaatttgagaaagttctTCGCAAGAAGTATTCTCGCCGTGACGAGGAGTATGATTCAATGCTAGGAGTTATTCGTGAAACTCCACCAGAACTCGTTCTTCCAGATAACATCTTACCAGATAAACCACAAAAGGGCACCCAGTAA